The following proteins come from a genomic window of Microbacterium sp. JZ31:
- a CDS encoding TIGR03617 family F420-dependent LLM class oxidoreductase, translated as MSETTRFHIEIGTRNASPDGAEKAARFAAESGFGGLQLTETQHDPFIGCALAAREAARAGRPIRVSTAIAVAFARNPMTVAMAANDVQLAAEGRFALGLGSQVQAHIEKRFSMPWSAPAPRMREFVGAVRAIWRTWETGERLNFRGEHYTHALMSPVFDPGPNPHGYPPIWLAGVGAAMTRLVGEVADGFVAHAFTTREYLMEVSVPALAKGRERSELAAPVELIALPFVIAGRDAAARAAQEAAVRQQIAFYGSTPAYRGVMELHGWTETADRMHDASRRGEWREMAALVDDDMLDAFAVAGTPAEVRDRLADRFAGLASTVCINAPETADPADVAALAG; from the coding sequence ATGAGTGAGACGACGCGGTTCCACATCGAGATCGGCACGCGCAATGCCAGCCCGGACGGCGCCGAGAAGGCGGCCCGCTTCGCGGCCGAGAGCGGCTTCGGCGGCCTCCAGCTGACCGAGACGCAGCACGATCCGTTCATCGGCTGCGCGCTCGCGGCGCGCGAGGCGGCGCGCGCGGGACGGCCGATCCGGGTGTCCACCGCGATCGCGGTGGCCTTCGCGCGCAACCCCATGACGGTCGCGATGGCCGCCAACGACGTGCAGCTCGCGGCCGAGGGGCGCTTCGCGCTCGGTCTCGGCTCGCAGGTGCAGGCGCACATCGAGAAGCGCTTCTCCATGCCGTGGTCGGCGCCCGCGCCGCGCATGCGCGAGTTCGTCGGCGCCGTGCGTGCGATCTGGCGCACCTGGGAGACCGGCGAGCGGCTGAACTTCCGCGGCGAGCACTACACGCACGCGCTGATGTCGCCCGTGTTCGACCCGGGCCCCAACCCGCACGGCTACCCGCCGATCTGGCTCGCGGGCGTCGGCGCCGCCATGACCCGCCTGGTGGGCGAGGTCGCCGATGGCTTCGTGGCGCACGCCTTCACGACGCGCGAGTACCTCATGGAGGTCAGCGTCCCGGCGCTCGCGAAGGGCCGCGAGCGCTCCGAGCTCGCCGCGCCCGTGGAGCTCATCGCCCTGCCCTTCGTGATCGCGGGGCGGGACGCGGCCGCGCGCGCCGCGCAGGAGGCCGCCGTCCGGCAGCAGATCGCGTTCTACGGCTCGACGCCCGCCTACCGGGGCGTGATGGAGCTGCACGGCTGGACCGAGACCGCCGACCGGATGCACGACGCGTCGCGCCGCGGCGAGTGGCGCGAGATGGCCGCCCTCGTCGACGACGACATGCTCGACGCCTTCGCGGTCGCGGGCACGCCCGCCGAGGTGCGCGACCGGCTCGCCGACCGCTTCGCGGGGCTCGCCTCCACGGTGTGCATCAACGCCCCCGAGACCGCGGACCCGGCCGACGTCGCGGCGCTCGCCGGCTGA
- a CDS encoding aminoglycoside 3'-phosphotransferase: MSLRSSIPSGDVAVPDRVRALAGNAVPVPVWRNEIGGLTFRVGALYVKWGPRNLETSMAEEAERLAWAARWTPVPEVRDHGETDTEEWLVTSALEGESAVAPAWVARPDVAVRAIAAGLRALHDALPVEECPYDWSVPTRLARAAARGIEVPAELRDPPVVDRLVVCHGDACSPNTLLGPDGRWIAHVDLGALGTADRWADIAVATMSLGWNYGPGWDTTFLDAYGIDPDPVRTAYYRALWNAT, encoded by the coding sequence ATGTCGCTGAGGTCGTCGATTCCGTCGGGTGACGTCGCCGTGCCGGATCGCGTGCGTGCCCTGGCGGGGAACGCCGTGCCGGTGCCCGTCTGGCGCAATGAGATCGGCGGTCTGACGTTCCGCGTCGGCGCGCTGTACGTCAAGTGGGGCCCGCGGAACCTCGAGACGTCGATGGCCGAGGAGGCCGAACGGCTCGCGTGGGCGGCACGCTGGACGCCCGTGCCCGAGGTACGCGATCACGGCGAGACGGACACCGAGGAGTGGCTCGTGACGTCCGCGCTCGAGGGCGAGTCGGCCGTCGCGCCCGCATGGGTCGCCCGGCCCGACGTGGCCGTGCGCGCGATCGCGGCGGGGCTCCGCGCGCTGCACGATGCGTTGCCGGTCGAGGAGTGCCCGTACGACTGGTCGGTGCCGACGCGGCTGGCCCGCGCCGCGGCGCGCGGCATCGAGGTGCCCGCCGAGCTGCGGGACCCGCCTGTCGTCGACCGGCTCGTGGTGTGCCACGGCGACGCGTGCTCGCCCAACACGCTGCTCGGCCCGGACGGCCGTTGGATCGCTCATGTCGACCTCGGCGCGCTCGGCACGGCCGACCGCTGGGCCGACATCGCGGTCGCGACGATGAGCCTCGGGTGGAACTACGGCCCCGGCTGGGACACGACGTTCCTCGACGCGTACGGGATCGATCCGGATCCGGTCCGCACGGCGTACTACCGCGCGCTCTGGAACGCCACCTGA
- a CDS encoding nitroreductase family deazaflavin-dependent oxidoreductase — protein MARIVQAVRAAIAPLTRTRVFRTVGPVVLPAAERALRIATGGRTQVSGLLVPSLTLHTVGARTGGFRASELMYTPDGQGSALVAGTNFARGRHPAWTHNLLAHPEAEITVRGRRYAVIAERIDTDPEAREAAWERIQQQWPGYRGYERDSGRQVRLFRLRLVRELE, from the coding sequence ATGGCGAGGATCGTGCAGGCGGTGCGGGCGGCCATCGCACCGCTCACGCGCACGCGCGTCTTCCGCACGGTCGGGCCCGTCGTCCTCCCGGCGGCGGAGCGGGCCCTGCGCATCGCGACCGGTGGGCGCACGCAGGTGTCCGGCCTGCTCGTGCCGTCGCTGACGCTGCACACCGTCGGCGCGCGCACCGGCGGCTTCCGCGCGAGTGAGCTGATGTACACGCCCGACGGCCAGGGATCCGCCCTCGTCGCGGGCACGAATTTCGCGCGCGGGCGGCACCCCGCCTGGACGCACAACCTGCTCGCGCACCCGGAGGCCGAGATCACGGTGCGCGGCCGGCGCTACGCGGTGATCGCCGAGCGGATCGACACGGATCCGGAGGCGCGCGAGGCCGCCTGGGAGCGGATCCAGCAGCAGTGGCCCGGCTATCGCGGCTACGAGCGCGACTCGGGCCGTCAGGTGCGGCTGTTCCGCCTGCGGCTGGTGCGCGAGCTGGAGTGA